A stretch of Zymoseptoria tritici IPO323 chromosome 1, whole genome shotgun sequence DNA encodes these proteins:
- a CDS encoding peptidase M28 (Peptidase M28 (176-343 Pfam: PF04389) with predicted signal peptide. Has 8 predicted transmembrane regions.), producing the protein MAKTRKGSWNPLSFLPVQVTIIGSLSYAVLLAALLWQHVTVPPAPSTAVPVAGINLTSAWLDLEFISDGYHPWGSKRNDAVREYLLQRIEEILKSNHVDHKTVYASPNNTFISDTVGVQSVTVFANDTSNFTGPDSWTQKPWTLYGESENILVYIRGTDDKEGDWWNTTDRYDGNSGVLVSAHYDSVATGFGTTDDGVGVVSILQLISYYTRKGNQPRRGLVALLNNAEENGLYGAYNYLEHPLSQLTHTFLNLEGAGAGGRATLFRSTDMEVTKAYAKSPRPFGSIISGDGFKRGAIKSGTDYSVFNSIGGMRGLDVAFFEPRSRYHTDQDSKANTSPASLWHMLSAALATTKELTSFKGDEFEGSADEHGKLDIGKGSDGIWFDLFGMVFALGKLNTLFAFSVALLTAGPILFILLEVLLRYSDKWYVFAGKRYLRSTDDDEAVRIHGRRGFFRFPIAFIISTAVVVALAYLVTKINPYIIYSSEYSVWAMSLSVWFAVSWFFSNLAANTRPTALHRMYVLIWMYAISWVLLVFATIGEKNLHLGSGYFLVIYQASISVALLISYLELLALPKISKYVEHVLGAQDDAASIRPSSRASRPVTRQEEPEANERTSLLHHSPSGASQSTFARIGRRRAADRNDIPEDTEDSYLNQAYLDEQAWSSSLPQWTWILQFLVLCPINVIIIALLLTSALYQTPADGNSVFNIYIAIATLTVLLLLPLSPFLHRFSYHIPTFLFMVFVGCLIYNLIAFPFSRENRLKYYFVQQMDLNSGVNNVTVIGIDEYIQDIVREMPSAAGQKLHCGGHHTPSRPGLTGCSWHGLPPNVAPLHYPGMPSNATLRHSYKHWVDFNSTHDGNTASLSLRGLNTKICKLVFDNPVSHVVIENTHPSSHGTAASFESAEVHLFSRTWDQTFRVNVTWADEKAKKQTGRAVCQWADVNQPGTIPAFDELKRFEPVWAVATKNGDGLLEGWKEFEI; encoded by the exons ATGGCCAAGACACGCAAAGGGAGTTGGAATCCCTTGAGCTTCTTACCCGTGCAAGTGACGATCATTGGCTCGCTTTCCTACGCCGTGCTATTGGCAGCTCTCCTCTGGCAGCACGTCACAGTCCCTCCAGCACCGTCCACCGCCGTACCCGTCGCTGGCATCAACCTCACATCCGCATGGCTGGACCTCGAATTCATCTCGGACGGATATCACCCATGGGGTAGTAAGAGGAACGATGCAGTGAGGGAATACCTGCTGCAGCGAATCGAGGAGATTCTCAAGTCGAACCATGTCGATCATAAGACGGTGTATGCTTCGCCGAACAACACGTTCATTTCGGACACGGTTGGCGTGCAGAGTGTGACGGTCTTTGCGAACGATACGTCGAACTTCACGGGACCGGATAGCTGGACACAGAAGCCGTGGACGCTGTACGGCGAGTCTGAGAACATTCTCGTGTACATTCGTGGTACGGACGATAAAGAGGGGGACTGGTGGAACACAACGGACAGGTACGATGGCAACAGTGGAGTGCTCGTGTCCGCACACTATGACTCTGTCGCGACGGGCTTTGGTACAACAGACGATGGTGTAGGAGTCGTCTCGATCTTGCAGCTCATCTCCTACTACACGAGGAAGGGCAATCAGCCGAGGAGAGGCCTGGTGGCTTTGTTGAACAACGCAGAAGAGAATGGACTGTACGGCGCATACAACTACTTGGAGCATCCGCTCTCCCAGCTGACACATACGTTCCTCAATCTggaaggagcaggagcaggaggaaggGCCACACTCTTCCGAAGCACCGACATGGAGGTGACAAAGGCCTACGCCAAGTCTCCCCGGCCATTCGGCTCGATTATCAGCGGTGATGGGTTCAAGCGGGGGGCTATCAAGAGTGGAACAGACTACTCCGTCTTCAACTCGATCGGTGGCATGCGTGGATTGGATGTGGCTTTCTTCGAGCCTAGATCAAGATATCACACGGATCAGGATTCAAAAGCCAACACCTCGCCGGCTTCGCTGTGGCATATGCTTTCCGCTGCTCTGGCGACTACGAAAGAGCTGACATCCTTCAAAGGTGACGAGTTCGAAGGTTCTGCCGACGAGCACGGCAAACTTGACATTGGCAAAGGCAGTGATGGCATCTGGTTCGACCTGTTCGGCATGGTCTTCGCCCTAGGCAAGCTCAATACCCTGTTTGCCTTTTCTGTTGCGCTCCTCACGGCGGGACCGATTCTCTTCATCCTGCTCGaggttcttcttcgctacAGCGACAAGTGGTACGTCTTCGCTGGAAAGAGATATCTCCGCTCCaccgacgatgacgaagcTGTTCGGATCCATGGTCGACGCGGCTTCTTCCGCTTCCCTATTGCTTTCATCATCTCGACCGCAGTCGTGGTCGCGCTGGCCTACTTGGTCACGAAGATCAATCCCTACATTATATACAGCAGTGAGTATTCCGTTTGGGCCATGTCCCTGTCGGTGTGGTTTGCGGTCAGCTGGTTCTTCAGCAACTTGGCGGCCAACACCCGACCGACGGCACTGCATCGCATGTATGTCTTGATCTGGATGTACGCCATCTCTTGGGTACTTCTTGTCTTTGCTACTATTGGGGAGAAGAATCTGCACTTGGGAAGTGGATACTTCTTGGTCATTTATCAGGCCTCGATCTCGGTTGCATTGCTAATTAGCTATCTGGAATTGCTTGCGCTGCCCAAAATCTCGAAGTATGTCGAGCATGTACTGGGCGCCCAGGATGATGCTGCATCGATACGACCAAGCAGTCGAGCATCCCGTCCAGTTACCAGACAGGAAGAACCCGAAGCGAACGAGCGTACCTCGCTGCTTCACCATTCGCCGAGCGGTGCGAGTCAGTCGACTTTCGCTCGCATCGGCCGACGGCGCGCTGCGGATAGGAATGATATCCCGGAAGATACAGAAGACTCATATCTGAACCAGGCCTACCTCGATGAGCAAGCCTGGAGTTCATCTCTCCCTCAATGGACGTGGATCCTGCAATTCCTGGTTCTCTGCCCGATCAATGTCATCATT ATTGCCCTTCTGCTCACATCGGCTTTGTACCAAACACCAGCCGATGGAAACTCAGTCTTCAACATCtacatcgccatcgccacgCTGACCgttctacttcttctcccgCTCAGCCCGTTCCTGCACCGCTTCTCCTACCACATTCCGACATTCCTCTTCATGGTGTTTGTTGGCTGTCTGATCTACAACCTGATCGCATTTCCCTTTTCTCGCGAAAACAGACTCAAGTACTACTTTGTCCAGCAGATGGACCTCAACTCCGGCGTCAACAATGTCACTGTGATCGGGATTGATGAGTACATCCAAGACATTGTCAGGGAGATGCCTAGCGCAGCCGGGCAGAAACTTCATTGCGGCGGTCACCACACACCGAGTCGCCCTGGCTTGACAGGCTGCTCATGGCATGGCCTCCCGCCAAACGTCGCACCGCTTCACTATCCAGGTATGCCCTCGAACGCTACTTTGAGGCACAGCTACAAGCACTGGGTAGACTTCAACTCCACTCACGATGGCAATACTGCCTCTCTCAGCCTGCGCGGATTGAACACGAAGATCTGCAAGCTGGTCTTCGACAACCCCGTCTCTCATGTGGTCATCGAAAACACGCATCCCTCTTCACACGGTACCGCAGCTTCGTTCGAGAGTGCAGAGGTGCACCTTTTCAGTCGAACGTGGGATCAGACATTCAGAGTGAATGTGACCTGGGCTGATGAAAAGGCTAAGAAGCAGACTGGGCGGGCAGTGTGTCAGTGGGCGGACGTCAATCAACCTGGAACCATCCCGGCTTTCGATGAGTTGAAGCGGTTCGAGCCGGTTTGGGCGGTTGCTACAAAGAATGGTGATGGATTGTTGGAGGGCTGGAAGGAGTTTGAGATTTGA